One stretch of Burkholderiales bacterium DNA includes these proteins:
- a CDS encoding alkaline phosphatase D family protein has translation MNDIVKPARRNFLKSSGLLLGSSALPAALAKPSFAAPASITRDGSRPAISDGLQVGDAGSKSAVIWSRTDRPARLFVEYDYTPDFGNPQQVRGPYALDDTDYTARVALTGLPRGRQIFVRATFQDLSNERVLSEPVIGMFTTASRYPHDIRFVWSGDTAGQGWGINPEFGGMRIYETMRKLRPDFFIHSGDTIYADGPIMAEQTAEDGRIWRNVVTEEVSKVAETLKEFRGRYKYNLLDENVRRFNAEVPQIWQWDDHEVTNNWSPGKDLSADARYTVKDIPLLVARGTKAFLEYAPLRTNGIEESERIYRKISYGPLLDVFVIDMRSYRGPNTFNRQTTESAETAFLGYPQIEWLKQGLRKSRALWKVIASDMPLGLIVGDGMDAQGRPRFENSANGDGPVLGREFEIAALLRAIKHERIKNVVWFTADVHYCAAHYYDPNKAQFQDFEPFWEFVSGPLNAGSFGPGVLENTFGPQLVFQKFPPKPNTSPYAGLQFFGEVNIDAYSGVMRVNLKDIDDVVLFSKALDPVGSIHRHDEEDDSDKA, from the coding sequence ATGAACGACATTGTCAAACCCGCACGCCGCAACTTTTTAAAATCCTCCGGGCTCCTGCTCGGCTCGTCCGCGCTTCCCGCGGCGCTCGCTAAACCGTCGTTTGCCGCGCCCGCGTCGATCACGCGCGATGGCTCGCGCCCCGCTATCAGCGATGGCTTGCAGGTCGGAGACGCCGGATCGAAAAGCGCTGTGATCTGGAGCCGCACCGATCGACCTGCCCGGCTTTTCGTCGAGTACGACTACACCCCCGATTTTGGCAACCCGCAGCAAGTGCGCGGTCCTTACGCGCTTGACGATACCGATTACACCGCGCGCGTTGCTCTGACCGGCCTGCCACGCGGTCGCCAAATTTTTGTGCGCGCGACATTTCAGGATCTGTCGAACGAACGCGTGCTGAGCGAGCCTGTGATCGGCATGTTCACGACAGCGTCGCGCTATCCGCACGATATCCGTTTCGTCTGGAGCGGCGATACAGCCGGGCAAGGTTGGGGCATCAATCCGGAATTCGGCGGCATGCGCATTTACGAAACCATGCGCAAGCTGCGCCCCGATTTCTTCATTCACAGCGGCGATACCATCTATGCCGATGGGCCGATCATGGCCGAGCAGACCGCTGAAGATGGGCGCATCTGGCGCAATGTCGTGACGGAGGAAGTCTCCAAGGTCGCGGAAACGCTCAAGGAATTTCGCGGCCGCTACAAATACAACCTGCTCGACGAAAACGTGCGCCGCTTCAATGCCGAAGTGCCGCAGATCTGGCAATGGGACGATCACGAAGTCACCAACAACTGGTCGCCCGGCAAGGATCTGTCGGCCGATGCGCGGTATACGGTGAAGGACATTCCGCTCCTGGTCGCGCGCGGCACCAAGGCGTTTCTCGAATACGCGCCGCTGCGAACAAACGGCATCGAAGAATCGGAGCGGATTTACCGCAAGATTTCGTACGGGCCGCTGCTCGACGTGTTCGTCATCGACATGCGCAGCTATCGCGGCCCGAACACCTTCAATCGGCAAACGACGGAAAGCGCGGAAACCGCGTTCCTCGGCTATCCGCAGATCGAATGGCTGAAGCAGGGATTGCGCAAGTCGCGCGCGCTGTGGAAAGTGATCGCATCCGATATGCCGTTGGGATTGATCGTCGGCGACGGCATGGACGCGCAAGGCCGCCCACGCTTTGAAAACAGCGCCAACGGCGACGGCCCGGTGCTCGGCCGCGAATTCGAAATCGCCGCGTTACTGCGCGCCATCAAGCACGAGCGCATCAAAAATGTCGTCTGGTTTACGGCGGATGTCCACTACTGCGCCGCGCATTACTACGATCCGAACAAGGCGCAGTTCCAGGATTTCGAACCGTTCTGGGAATTCGTTTCCGGCCCGCTCAACGCCGGCTCATTCGGCCCCGGCGTGCTCGAAAACACTTTCGGGCCGCAACTCGTATTCCAGAAGTTTCCGCCGAAACCCAACACTTCGCCCTACGCCGGCTTGCAGTTCTTCGGTGAAGTCAACATCGATGCGTACAGCGGCGTTATGCGTGTAAATCTGAAGGACATCGATGACGTGGTGCTATTCAGCAAGGCGCTCGATCCGGTCGGATCGATTCATCGCCACGACGAAGAGGACGATTCCGATAAAGCGTGA